One region of Nilaparvata lugens isolate BPH unplaced genomic scaffold, ASM1435652v1 scaffold2046, whole genome shotgun sequence genomic DNA includes:
- the LOC120355483 gene encoding uncharacterized protein LOC120355483, whose product MDNAKVPGPLRLDGNLAENFRKFKQNFEIYLLAAGHEKKDTKIKTAILLNVIGEDAVELYNTFNLDDTGKSDYDKVIKQFQEYADPKKNIVMERFHFNSRSQQENEPFNNFLTDLKKLVKSCEYKDQTDSLIRDRIVLGVFDKGLQERLLRVQDLTLDNAIDFCRAAELGKNRVEDIASKLNQSVCIEKTKSRARQVVYWPGLNNEIENLVSQCLICEKFKPKM is encoded by the coding sequence ATGGATAACGCCAAGGTTCCTGGCCCATTGAGGTTAGACGGTAATTTAGCTGAAAATTTTCgaaaattcaaacaaaattttgagatttatttattagctGCTGGACATGAAAAGAAGGACACCAAAATAAAAACTGCTATTCTTTTAAATGTAATAGGGGAAGATGCAGTTGAACTTTACAATACATTTAATCTGGATGATACAGGTAAATCTGATTATGACAAAGTTATCAAGCAGTTTCAAGAATATGCCGATCCAAAAAAGAACATTGTTATGGAAcgttttcatttcaattctagATCTCAACAGGAAAATGAaccatttaataattttttgacAGACTTGAAAAAACTAGTAAAGTCTTGTGAATACAAGGACCAAACAGATAGTTTAATTCGTGACAGAATTGTTCTAGGAGTCTTTGATAAGGGATTACAGGAACGCTTACTTCGTGTTCAGGACTTAACTTTGGATAATGCAATAGACTTTTGTAGGGCGGCGGAGCTTGGTAAAAACAGGGTTGAGGACATTGCAAGTAAATTAAATCAGAGTGTATGCATTGAAAAGACAAAGTCACGGGCTAGACAAGTAGTGTATTGGCCTGGTCTTAATAATGAGATTGAAAATCTGGTTTCGCAATGTcttatttgtgaaaaatttaagccaaaaatg